A single region of the Streptomyces sp. NBC_01262 genome encodes:
- a CDS encoding glycoside hydrolase family 10 protein, with protein sequence MTDYQGAGMGNRITRRAFAAGAAGAVSLALATGDAAAAAAAGAPRAELRGMWIASVANRDWPSARGLPADRQRQELLDLLDLAVDRRLNAVMFQVRPTADAMWPSEYEPWSEYLTGTQGRDPGWDPLGTAVSEAHRRGLELHAWFNPYRVANHTDPSRLAARHPARVHPDWVVPYGGKLYYNPGLPQVRRFVQDAMLDAVERYAVDAVHWDDYFYPYPVAGQSFDDDEAYDRYGADFRDRAAWRRDNIDSLVRETAARIKQIRPGTRFGVSPFAVWRNATTDSRGSDTRAGVQTYDDLHADTRGWVRKEWIDYIVPQVYWNLGYAAADYAKIVPWWADAVAGTRVRLYIGEALYKASASGQPSAWQDPAELSRHLDFDADYPQVRGNVFFAARDVADDPIGAMSQVVADHYRTRVLPPR encoded by the coding sequence ATGACGGACTATCAGGGGGCAGGAATGGGCAACCGCATCACCCGCAGGGCGTTCGCGGCGGGCGCCGCCGGAGCCGTCTCGCTGGCGCTGGCGACCGGCGACGCTGCCGCCGCCGCGGCCGCCGGAGCGCCACGGGCCGAGCTGCGCGGCATGTGGATCGCGAGCGTCGCCAACCGCGACTGGCCTTCCGCGCGCGGGCTGCCGGCGGACCGGCAGCGGCAGGAACTGCTCGACCTGCTCGACCTCGCGGTCGACCGCCGTCTGAACGCGGTGATGTTCCAGGTCCGGCCGACCGCCGACGCGATGTGGCCGTCCGAGTACGAGCCCTGGTCCGAGTACCTCACCGGCACCCAGGGCCGCGACCCCGGCTGGGACCCGCTGGGCACCGCCGTCAGCGAGGCGCACCGGCGCGGGCTGGAGCTGCACGCGTGGTTCAACCCCTACCGGGTCGCCAACCACACGGACCCCTCACGGCTGGCCGCCCGCCACCCCGCCCGCGTTCACCCGGACTGGGTGGTCCCCTACGGCGGGAAGCTCTACTACAACCCCGGGCTCCCGCAGGTCCGGCGCTTCGTCCAGGACGCCATGCTGGACGCGGTCGAGCGCTACGCCGTGGACGCCGTCCACTGGGACGACTACTTCTACCCGTACCCGGTGGCCGGCCAGTCCTTCGACGACGACGAGGCGTACGACCGCTACGGCGCGGACTTCCGCGACCGCGCGGCCTGGCGCCGCGACAACATCGACTCCCTCGTGCGCGAGACGGCCGCCCGCATCAAGCAGATCCGCCCCGGCACGCGCTTCGGCGTCAGCCCCTTCGCGGTCTGGCGCAACGCGACCACCGACTCGCGCGGCTCCGACACCCGGGCGGGTGTGCAGACCTATGACGACCTGCACGCGGACACCCGGGGCTGGGTGCGCAAGGAGTGGATCGACTACATCGTTCCGCAGGTGTACTGGAACCTCGGCTACGCCGCCGCCGACTACGCCAAGATCGTGCCCTGGTGGGCCGACGCGGTCGCCGGTACCCGCGTACGCCTCTACATCGGCGAGGCCCTGTACAAGGCGAGCGCGTCCGGCCAGCCCTCCGCATGGCAGGACCCCGCCGAGCTGTCCCGCCATCTCGACTTCGACGCGGACTATCCGCAGGTACGCGGCAATGTCTTCTTCGCCGCGCGCGATGTCGCGGACGACCCGATCGGCGCGATGAGTCAGGTCGTCGCCGACCACTACCGCACCAGGGTCCTGCCGCCTCGCTAG
- a CDS encoding DUF1918 domain-containing protein encodes MHANVGDTLKQHGRVVGQHDRDAQIVEVMGQSGEPPYRVRYEDGHECVLSPGPDSVVVHKPGL; translated from the coding sequence ATGCACGCGAATGTGGGTGACACCCTCAAGCAGCACGGCCGGGTCGTCGGACAGCACGACCGGGACGCGCAGATCGTCGAAGTCATGGGACAGAGCGGCGAGCCGCCGTACCGGGTCCGCTACGAGGACGGCCACGAGTGCGTGCTGTCCCCGGGCCCGGACTCGGTCGTGGTGCACAAGCCCGGGCTGTAG